In Rhodothermus marinus DSM 4252, a single genomic region encodes these proteins:
- a CDS encoding LacI family DNA-binding transcriptional regulator: MGSARSTIRDVARAAGVSISTVSLVLNNKGNVSEATRRRVLKVARELGYVPSRAARDLSLQRTGNVGFVLREDHFTRSEPFYTYIFLGTEFEARLHNLYVLLTTIPRDYRRGEHTPRFLRERSVDGLLIAGKVSDVFLEEVRAMKLPTVLIDYEAEGFPAVVIDNQGGARVAVEHLIQQGHRRIAFVGADIRHPSIANRLEGYRIALVRAGLPMDPALVLVEDEAEPTRATGQRLGARLLALTERPTAAFCANDALALGVMETLLQAGLRVPDDVALVGFDDVQGAAQAPVPLTSVRVFKEQMGELAMRHLAERIGPEQTRRPYARGQHTIVAPTELVVRASSVKNA; encoded by the coding sequence ATGGGAAGCGCTCGGAGTACGATTCGGGATGTGGCCCGGGCGGCCGGTGTGTCGATTTCGACCGTCTCGCTGGTGCTCAACAACAAGGGCAACGTCAGTGAGGCGACGCGCCGGCGGGTGTTGAAGGTTGCCCGAGAGCTGGGTTATGTGCCCTCCCGCGCGGCGCGCGACCTGTCGCTGCAGCGCACCGGCAACGTGGGCTTCGTGCTCCGCGAAGATCACTTCACCCGGAGTGAACCGTTTTACACCTACATTTTTCTCGGGACCGAATTCGAAGCGCGGCTGCATAACCTCTATGTACTGCTGACCACCATTCCGCGGGATTATCGCAGGGGCGAGCATACGCCGCGCTTTCTGCGGGAGCGAAGCGTCGACGGTCTGCTGATCGCGGGCAAGGTCAGCGACGTGTTTCTGGAGGAGGTGCGGGCGATGAAGCTGCCCACCGTGTTGATCGATTACGAGGCGGAAGGTTTTCCGGCGGTGGTGATCGACAACCAGGGAGGCGCCCGCGTGGCCGTCGAGCACCTGATCCAGCAGGGACACCGGCGCATTGCCTTTGTCGGCGCCGACATCCGGCATCCGAGCATTGCCAATCGGCTGGAAGGCTACCGGATCGCGCTGGTGCGGGCCGGGCTGCCGATGGATCCGGCGCTGGTGCTGGTTGAGGACGAAGCCGAGCCCACGCGGGCGACGGGCCAGCGGCTGGGTGCGCGACTGCTGGCGCTGACGGAGCGTCCCACGGCCGCCTTCTGCGCCAACGACGCGCTGGCGCTGGGCGTGATGGAAACACTGCTGCAGGCAGGGCTCCGTGTGCCCGACGATGTGGCCCTGGTGGGCTTCGACGACGTGCAGGGAGCGGCGCAGGCGCCGGTGCCGCTTACCAGCGTGCGCGTCTTCAAGGAGCAGATGGGCGAGCTGGCCATGCGCCACCTGGCCGAACGGATCGGTCCGGAGCAGACCCGCCGCCCCTATGCCCGCGGCCAGCACACGATCGTGGCCCCCACCGAACTCGTCGTGCGCGCTTCGTCGGTAAAAAATGCATGA